In the genome of Leeuwenhoekiella sp. MAR_2009_132, one region contains:
- the miaB gene encoding tRNA (N6-isopentenyl adenosine(37)-C2)-methylthiotransferase MiaB: protein MEKVIDENKQGETLVLEPQKTNTKKLFIESYGCQMNFSDSEIVASILADQGYNTTSKLEDADLVLVNTCSIRDKAEQTVRKRLEKYNAVKKINPAMKVGVLGCMAERLKSKFLEEEKIVDLVVGPDAYKDLPNLLSEVEEGRDAINVILSKEETYGDIAPVRLQSNGVTAFVSITRGCDNMCTFCVVPFTRGRERSRDPQSIIEEVNDLASRGFKEVTLLGQNVDSFLWYGGGLKKDFDKASEMAQATAVNFSGLLALVAEAQPKMRIRFSTSNPQDMTLDVIRTMAKYDNICNYIHLPVQSGSDRILKEMNRLHTRQEYFDLIDNIREIMPDCGISQDIITGFPTETEEDHQDTLSLMRYVKYDFGFMFAYSERPGTMAARKLEDDIPLEVKKRRLAEVIALQLEHSHHNTKKQVGRVVEVLIEKESKKSDAEWSGRNSQNTVVVFPKEHYKIGDFVNVEILSCTTSTLLGKAVGYSSNN, encoded by the coding sequence ATGGAGAAAGTTATAGACGAAAATAAACAAGGAGAAACACTGGTTTTAGAACCTCAAAAAACAAATACTAAAAAGCTTTTTATTGAAAGCTACGGTTGCCAAATGAATTTTAGCGACAGTGAGATTGTTGCTTCTATACTTGCAGATCAAGGTTACAACACCACCTCAAAGCTTGAGGACGCAGATCTTGTACTTGTAAACACCTGCTCTATACGTGATAAAGCAGAGCAGACCGTACGCAAACGTCTTGAAAAATATAATGCCGTAAAGAAAATAAACCCGGCTATGAAAGTAGGCGTGCTGGGTTGTATGGCAGAACGCTTAAAAAGCAAATTTTTAGAAGAAGAGAAAATCGTAGACCTTGTTGTAGGCCCTGATGCCTACAAAGATTTACCTAACTTATTAAGCGAGGTTGAAGAAGGTCGTGATGCAATAAATGTTATTCTTTCTAAAGAAGAAACGTACGGCGACATAGCACCTGTGCGTTTACAAAGTAATGGTGTTACAGCTTTTGTGAGCATCACCAGAGGTTGTGATAATATGTGCACCTTTTGCGTAGTACCTTTTACCAGAGGACGCGAACGCAGCCGTGACCCTCAAAGTATTATTGAAGAAGTTAACGATCTTGCCTCGAGAGGCTTTAAAGAAGTCACTTTATTAGGACAAAATGTTGACAGTTTTTTATGGTATGGCGGCGGTCTTAAAAAAGATTTTGACAAAGCGAGCGAGATGGCGCAGGCAACAGCGGTTAACTTTTCTGGCTTATTAGCTCTTGTAGCAGAGGCTCAACCTAAAATGCGTATTAGATTTTCAACTTCAAATCCTCAGGATATGACGTTAGATGTTATACGTACTATGGCTAAATATGATAATATTTGCAACTATATACACCTGCCGGTGCAAAGCGGAAGTGATCGTATTTTAAAAGAAATGAATCGCCTACACACAAGGCAAGAATACTTTGACCTAATAGATAATATACGTGAAATAATGCCAGATTGTGGTATATCTCAAGATATTATTACCGGGTTTCCTACGGAAACGGAAGAAGATCATCAAGACACATTAAGCTTAATGCGTTATGTAAAATATGACTTTGGTTTTATGTTTGCCTATAGCGAGCGTCCCGGAACAATGGCAGCTCGTAAACTTGAAGATGATATCCCGTTAGAGGTAAAAAAACGACGCCTTGCCGAAGTCATCGCATTGCAATTAGAACACTCACACCACAATACTAAAAAACAGGTAGGCCGCGTCGTTGAAGTTCTTATTGAAAAAGAATCTAAGAAAAGTGACGCAGAATGGTCTGGTCGTAATTCTCAAAATACAGTAGTTGTGTTCCCAAAAGAACATTATAAAATAGGCGACTTTGTAAACGTAGAAATTCTTTCGTGCACCACTTCTACTCTTTTAGGTAAAGCTGTAGGTTATTCTTCAAACAATTAA
- the topA gene encoding type I DNA topoisomerase, whose product MAKNLVIVESPAKAKTIEKFLGSDYKVESSFGHIADLPTKELGVDVEGDFTPKYTVNKDKKAVVKKLRDLADKAEMVWLASDEDREGEAIAWHLAEELNLDKAKTKRIVFSEITKKAILKAIDNPRDIDYNLVNAQQARRVLDRLVGYEISPVLWRKVKGGLSAGRVQSVSVRLIVEREREIQAFNTEDYFRVDAEFANADGRTLKAKLPKNLDTKKEAEEFLKANANATFKVDALTTKPASKSPAPPFTTSTLQQEAARKLYFSVSKTMNMAQRLYEAGLITYMRTDSVNLSQDAKEAAGNEINSAYGTKYHKERNYKGKSKGAQEAHEAIRPTDFSKHSVNIERDQARLYELIWKRAIASQMSEAKLERTNVQIASSNHPSNFTANGEVIKFDGFLKVYLEGTDDEDQEENGILPPLKEGEVLDNHWITATERFTRAPYRYTEASLVKKLEELGIGRPSTYAPTITTIQNRKYIEKGNVEGVEREYDLITLKKGAVKATKLSEKVGSDKGKLVPTDVGMVVNDFLVMHFENILDYNFTAKVEQDFDEIAEGNEEWTKMMKDFYKDFHPQVKHVAENADREVGERVLGKDPKSGKPVSVRLGKYGAMVQIGSVEDEEKPLFAGLLPDQQLESITFEEAMDLFKLPRELGEFEGEPVEVNNGRFGPYVKFGKAFVSLPKGIDPLEVEYDEAVKYIKEKQKADAPIYTYEDKPVQKGVGRFGPYLKWNSIFINVNKKYDFDNLTDKDIVELIEDKKQKEKDKVLHDFKEEGIRVEKARWGRSNIIKGKVKIELPKTVDAAALTLEEVKAILEKQGPKKKAAKKPAAKKTAAKKSTAKKAPAKKKK is encoded by the coding sequence ATGGCAAAAAATCTTGTAATTGTTGAGTCACCTGCAAAGGCTAAAACTATTGAGAAATTTCTGGGTTCAGATTATAAAGTAGAAAGTAGTTTTGGTCATATTGCAGATCTGCCAACAAAGGAACTCGGAGTAGATGTTGAGGGTGATTTTACGCCAAAATATACAGTAAATAAAGATAAGAAAGCGGTTGTTAAAAAACTACGAGACTTAGCTGATAAAGCAGAAATGGTTTGGCTAGCGAGTGATGAGGATCGGGAGGGGGAAGCTATAGCCTGGCATCTTGCAGAAGAATTAAATCTTGATAAAGCAAAGACAAAACGAATTGTTTTTTCTGAAATTACTAAAAAAGCTATTCTTAAAGCGATAGACAATCCACGTGATATTGACTATAATCTGGTAAATGCACAACAAGCAAGACGTGTACTTGATCGTCTGGTAGGTTATGAGATATCACCGGTTTTATGGCGAAAAGTAAAAGGAGGTTTATCTGCAGGTCGTGTACAATCTGTATCAGTAAGACTTATTGTAGAGCGTGAACGCGAAATTCAGGCTTTTAATACTGAAGATTATTTTAGAGTTGATGCTGAATTTGCTAATGCAGACGGTCGTACTTTAAAAGCGAAACTTCCTAAAAATTTAGATACAAAAAAGGAAGCTGAAGAATTTCTAAAAGCAAATGCTAATGCTACATTTAAAGTAGATGCATTAACAACTAAACCGGCTAGTAAATCTCCGGCACCACCGTTTACTACTTCTACATTACAGCAGGAGGCAGCGCGTAAGTTGTATTTTTCGGTAAGTAAAACGATGAATATGGCGCAACGTCTTTATGAGGCGGGTCTTATTACTTATATGAGAACAGATAGTGTAAATCTTTCTCAAGATGCAAAAGAGGCTGCAGGAAACGAAATTAACTCTGCATATGGTACTAAATACCATAAAGAGCGCAATTATAAAGGAAAAAGTAAAGGAGCTCAAGAAGCTCACGAAGCAATTAGACCTACAGATTTTAGTAAGCACTCCGTTAATATAGAAAGAGATCAGGCGCGATTATACGAGCTTATCTGGAAACGAGCAATTGCCTCACAAATGAGTGAAGCTAAGCTAGAACGTACAAATGTGCAAATTGCATCTTCAAACCATCCTTCAAATTTCACAGCAAACGGAGAAGTTATCAAATTTGATGGTTTTTTAAAAGTATATCTGGAAGGGACAGATGATGAAGACCAGGAAGAAAACGGAATTCTACCTCCATTAAAAGAAGGAGAAGTGCTTGATAATCATTGGATCACTGCTACCGAGCGTTTTACCAGAGCTCCATATCGTTACACTGAAGCGTCATTAGTAAAGAAGTTAGAAGAATTAGGTATAGGAAGACCGTCAACTTATGCACCTACAATTACGACCATTCAAAATAGAAAATATATTGAGAAAGGTAATGTTGAAGGGGTAGAGCGTGAGTACGATTTAATCACACTAAAGAAAGGAGCTGTTAAAGCTACTAAGTTGTCTGAAAAGGTAGGCTCAGATAAAGGAAAATTAGTTCCTACAGATGTGGGAATGGTAGTAAACGACTTCCTTGTAATGCATTTTGAAAATATTCTTGATTACAATTTTACAGCAAAAGTTGAGCAGGATTTTGATGAGATTGCCGAAGGCAACGAAGAGTGGACAAAAATGATGAAAGATTTTTATAAAGACTTTCATCCTCAGGTTAAACACGTTGCAGAAAATGCAGATCGCGAGGTAGGCGAGCGTGTCTTGGGTAAAGATCCAAAGTCTGGCAAACCGGTAAGCGTACGTCTTGGTAAATATGGAGCAATGGTTCAAATAGGCTCTGTTGAAGATGAAGAAAAACCACTGTTTGCGGGTCTCTTACCAGATCAGCAATTAGAAAGCATAACCTTTGAAGAGGCAATGGATCTTTTTAAACTTCCTCGTGAATTAGGGGAGTTTGAAGGAGAGCCGGTAGAGGTTAATAATGGTCGTTTTGGACCTTACGTTAAATTCGGAAAAGCTTTTGTTTCACTTCCTAAAGGTATAGATCCTTTAGAAGTTGAGTATGATGAAGCAGTTAAGTATATTAAAGAAAAACAAAAGGCAGATGCGCCTATTTACACGTATGAAGATAAGCCTGTTCAGAAAGGTGTGGGTCGTTTTGGGCCTTACTTAAAGTGGAATAGCATATTTATTAATGTTAATAAAAAGTACGATTTTGATAACTTAACAGATAAAGATATCGTTGAGTTAATTGAAGATAAAAAGCAAAAAGAGAAAGATAAGGTCTTACACGATTTTAAGGAAGAGGGAATACGTGTAGAAAAGGCAAGATGGGGAAGGTCTAATATTATAAAAGGTAAAGTTAAAATAGAACTACCTAAAACAGTAGATGCTGCGGCCTTAACTTTAGAAGAGGTAAAAGCAATTTTAGAGAAGCAGGGGCCTAAGAAAAAAGCCGCTAAAAAACCGGCAGCTAAAAAAACAGCAGCTAAGAAAAGTACAGCTAAGAAAGCACCAGCAAAAAAGAAAAAATAA